One window of the Streptomyces sp. NBC_00259 genome contains the following:
- a CDS encoding LCP family protein, producing MNDQQNPYDPYYPQQPQIIGYDEYGQPVYQQPQHTQQSHGYDPYAQQSQQQQQQQQQQQQQQGYGYDPYAQPQQQPQQRPQQQPQQQPQGYDPYGRQPHPQGGGYGYDGYGYDTGQQAAVDTTQQWSVPPQPPAAPAQPQPRAQQRPAPPAPERGTAVPGQRRPAPEGPDRGPGAGGGDRDYGTEQFSFVEEPDEDSEDVIDWLKFTESRSERREEAKRRGRNRVVAFVVVLALALAGGVGYLWYTGKLPGTSESGGAQNTATGPQKRDVIVLHLHNTKQKGTSTALLVDNSTTKQGTTVLLPNSLSVANDEGTATTLGKSVDEDGTTGTRESISALLGTRITGTWRLDTPYLENLVELVGGIDITTDTDVPGAKKGEAPLVKKGENQTLNGRMAVAYATYRAPGEAEAQQLQRFGQVMYGVLRKVPSEAKAATVTVETLAQILDPSLPEKDLGASLAKLAEHAKGGDYKTALLPVQQDGRLSQEASDSVVKDILGGKISAPEQGAAVRVGVRNASGDGDATEDSRIVLVNGGYAFVDAGKADTESSSQVIYGDAAQKQNAVEVAKTLGLKESAVEKGKAAANADVLVVLGQDYEAR from the coding sequence GTGAACGACCAGCAGAACCCGTACGACCCGTACTACCCGCAGCAGCCACAGATCATCGGCTACGACGAGTACGGGCAGCCGGTCTACCAGCAGCCCCAGCACACTCAGCAGTCACACGGTTACGACCCGTACGCGCAACAGTCCCAGCAACAGCAACAGCAACAGCAGCAGCAACAGCAGCAGCAGGGATACGGCTACGACCCGTATGCCCAACCGCAGCAACAGCCTCAGCAGCGGCCGCAGCAACAGCCCCAGCAGCAGCCGCAGGGGTACGACCCCTACGGCAGGCAGCCCCACCCGCAGGGCGGCGGCTACGGCTACGACGGCTACGGCTACGACACCGGCCAGCAGGCCGCCGTCGACACCACGCAGCAGTGGAGCGTCCCGCCCCAGCCGCCGGCGGCCCCGGCCCAGCCTCAGCCCAGGGCGCAGCAGCGCCCCGCGCCACCCGCACCCGAGCGGGGCACCGCCGTGCCCGGGCAGCGCCGGCCCGCCCCCGAGGGGCCCGACCGGGGCCCCGGCGCAGGTGGCGGCGACCGCGACTACGGCACCGAGCAGTTCTCGTTCGTCGAGGAGCCGGACGAGGACTCCGAGGACGTCATCGACTGGCTGAAGTTCACCGAGAGCCGCTCCGAGCGGCGCGAGGAGGCCAAGCGCCGAGGCCGCAACCGTGTCGTCGCGTTCGTCGTCGTCCTCGCCCTGGCCCTCGCCGGTGGCGTGGGCTACCTCTGGTACACCGGCAAGCTGCCCGGAACCTCCGAATCCGGCGGGGCGCAGAACACCGCTACGGGCCCGCAGAAGCGGGACGTGATCGTGCTGCATCTGCACAACACCAAGCAGAAGGGCACGTCGACCGCCCTGCTCGTCGACAACTCGACCACCAAGCAGGGCACCACCGTCCTGCTGCCCAACTCCCTCTCCGTGGCCAACGACGAGGGCACCGCCACCACGCTCGGCAAGTCCGTCGACGAGGACGGCACCACGGGCACCCGCGAGTCGATCAGCGCCCTGCTCGGCACCCGGATCACCGGCACTTGGCGGCTGGACACTCCGTACCTGGAGAACCTCGTCGAGCTGGTCGGCGGCATCGACATCACCACCGACACCGATGTGCCCGGCGCGAAGAAGGGCGAGGCGCCGCTGGTGAAGAAGGGCGAGAACCAGACGCTCAACGGCCGCATGGCCGTCGCCTACGCCACCTACCGCGCCCCCGGCGAGGCCGAGGCCCAGCAGCTGCAGCGCTTCGGACAGGTGATGTACGGCGTGCTGCGCAAGGTGCCGAGCGAGGCGAAGGCCGCCACGGTGACCGTCGAGACGCTGGCCCAGATCCTCGACCCGTCACTGCCCGAGAAGGACCTGGGCGCCTCGCTGGCGAAGCTCGCCGAGCACGCCAAGGGGGGCGACTACAAGACCGCGCTGCTGCCCGTCCAGCAGGACGGCAGGCTCAGCCAGGAGGCGAGCGACAGCGTCGTCAAGGACATCCTGGGCGGCAAGATCAGCGCTCCCGAGCAGGGCGCGGCGGTGCGCGTCGGTGTGCGCAACGCCAGCGGCGACGGCGACGCCACCGAGGACAGCAGGATCGTGCTGGTGAACGGCGGCTACGCGTTCGTCGACGCGGGCAAGGCGGACACGGAGTCGTCCTCGCAGGTCATCTACGGTGACGCGGCCCAGAAGCAGAACGCCGTGGAGGTCGCCAAGACCCTGGGGCTGAAGGAGAGCGCGGTCGAGAAGGGCAAGGCGGCCGCCAACGCCGACGTCCTGGTCGTCCTCGGCCAGGACTACGAGGCCCGCTGA
- the nadD gene encoding nicotinate-nucleotide adenylyltransferase codes for MGQQEVPTGRGKRRLGVMGGTFDPIHHGHLVAASEVAALFHLDEVVFVPTGQPWQKSHKVVTPAEDRYLMTVIATASNPQFSVSRIDIDRGGPTYTIDTLRDLRALNTDADLFFITGADALAQILTWRDAEELFSLSHFVGVTRPGHDLTDDGLPKGGVSLVEVPALAISSTDCRARVAQGDPVWYLVPDGVVRYIDKRQLYRGE; via the coding sequence ATGGGACAGCAGGAAGTGCCTACCGGCCGCGGCAAGCGCCGACTCGGCGTCATGGGCGGGACGTTCGACCCGATCCACCATGGACACCTGGTGGCCGCCAGCGAGGTGGCCGCCCTGTTCCACCTCGACGAGGTGGTGTTCGTGCCGACCGGGCAGCCGTGGCAGAAGAGCCACAAGGTGGTCACACCGGCGGAGGACCGCTATCTGATGACGGTCATCGCCACGGCGTCCAACCCGCAGTTCTCGGTGAGCCGCATCGACATCGACCGCGGCGGCCCGACGTACACGATCGACACCCTGCGGGACCTGCGGGCGCTCAACACCGACGCGGACCTCTTCTTCATCACCGGGGCCGACGCGCTCGCCCAGATCCTCACCTGGCGTGACGCCGAAGAGCTGTTCTCGCTCTCGCACTTCGTCGGCGTCACCCGGCCGGGCCACGACCTGACCGACGACGGGCTCCCCAAGGGCGGTGTCTCCCTCGTGGAGGTGCCGGCGCTGGCGATCTCGTCCACCGACTGCCGGGCGAGGGTCGCGCAGGGCGACCCGGTCTGGTATTTGGTGCCGGACGGTGTGGTGCGCTACATCGACAAGCGCCAGTTGTACCGCGGCGAGTGA
- a CDS encoding M48 family metallopeptidase: MTDSSSENVPSRQRKRFPAISSRAYEHPADRSALVALRKLTGFDTVFKALSGLLPERSLRLLFLSDSVRVSDAQFTHLHTMLRDACYILDLEKVPPMYVTQDPKPNAMCIGLDEPIIVVTTGLVELLDEEEMRAVVGHEVGHALSGHSVYRTILLFLTNLAMKVAWIPLGSVAIMAIVTALREWFRKSELSADRAGLLVGQDLQASMRGLMKIAGGNHLHEMNVDAFLEQAEEYEAGGDLRDSVLKILNVLPRTHPFTTVRAAELKKWAESRDFQRIMDGHYPRRTEDKDTSVTDSFRESASHYADTVRTSKDPLMKLVGDIAGGAGDLGGRLRDKFTGSAAGSGGAKGGSNGNGSGPADGGSGAAGQGEG; encoded by the coding sequence ATGACCGACAGCAGTTCCGAGAATGTGCCGAGCAGGCAGCGCAAGCGTTTCCCCGCCATCTCCTCGCGGGCGTACGAGCATCCCGCGGACCGCTCGGCGCTGGTCGCGCTGCGCAAGCTGACCGGGTTCGACACCGTGTTCAAGGCGCTGAGCGGGCTGCTGCCGGAGCGCAGTCTGCGGCTGCTCTTCCTCTCCGACTCCGTGCGGGTGAGCGATGCCCAGTTCACGCATCTGCACACGATGCTCCGCGACGCCTGTTACATCCTGGACCTGGAGAAGGTCCCGCCGATGTACGTCACGCAGGACCCGAAGCCCAATGCCATGTGCATCGGCCTGGACGAGCCGATCATCGTGGTCACGACGGGCCTCGTGGAGCTCCTCGACGAGGAGGAGATGCGGGCGGTCGTAGGACATGAGGTGGGCCATGCCCTCTCCGGCCACTCCGTGTACCGCACGATCCTGCTCTTCCTCACCAATCTCGCGATGAAGGTCGCCTGGATCCCGCTCGGCAGTGTCGCGATCATGGCGATCGTGACGGCGCTGCGCGAGTGGTTCCGCAAGTCGGAGCTGTCCGCGGACCGGGCGGGGCTGCTGGTGGGGCAGGATCTGCAGGCGTCGATGCGTGGCCTGATGAAGATCGCCGGCGGCAATCACCTGCACGAGATGAATGTGGACGCCTTCCTGGAGCAGGCAGAGGAGTACGAGGCGGGAGGCGATCTGCGGGACTCCGTGCTGAAGATCCTCAATGTGCTGCCGCGTACGCACCCCTTCACCACGGTGCGCGCCGCCGAGCTGAAGAAGTGGGCCGAGAGCCGCGACTTCCAGCGGATCATGGACGGCCACTACCCGCGCCGCACGGAGGACAAGGACACGTCGGTCACGGACTCCTTCCGTGAGTCCGCCTCGCACTACGCGGACACGGTGCGTACCAGCAAGGATCCGCTGATGAAGCTCGTCGGTGACATAGCCGGCGGCGCGGGCGACCTGGGCGGCCGGCTTCGCGACAAGTTCACGGGCAGCGCGGCCGGCAGCGGCGGCGCCAAGGGCGGTAGCAACGGCAACGGCAGCGGGCCGGCGGACGGTGGCTCGGGCGCCGCGGGTCAGGGCGAGGGCTGA
- a CDS encoding SCO2583 family membrane protein has protein sequence MAGRGDPPEGTPEGLPGGGEDEYRSVVFDESFVRAARLQEYSAQERMGDHARAVRSRPGWSARPGSRYVLWLVLLIALAFGTAIYMGVRHPYRPPASQPAQPLRSTVVPLAPKDAVPGGDPAELYAHSPAAQFRTGAAGITLPGARRTRNFSDSQVMTALTIAKDYLVESSLDPEVLNGGVVRPVRVLLDPDQFDQFDRSLAASAGDGRHAATGWLVRFDPAKVALADPDVRVRGTLRVTDVGPNALEVTSDHTFVYAVRPADPGPGAVAATGERAGEPAASLFTVRRELHFRFDRDDLRTHRTELLHSYLQAGPMACSADAASALQPLTAGRRATPEGPTGTDPYETGRAAAAVCGALAPGSQPSP, from the coding sequence ATGGCAGGGCGTGGAGACCCACCTGAGGGGACACCCGAGGGGCTCCCCGGCGGAGGTGAGGACGAGTACCGGTCCGTCGTCTTCGACGAATCGTTCGTCCGCGCTGCCCGCCTTCAGGAGTACTCCGCACAGGAACGGATGGGCGACCACGCCAGGGCCGTCCGCAGCCGGCCCGGGTGGAGTGCCCGCCCCGGCTCCAGGTACGTCCTGTGGCTGGTCCTGCTGATCGCCCTGGCCTTCGGCACCGCCATCTACATGGGCGTCCGCCATCCCTACCGGCCACCGGCCTCGCAGCCGGCCCAGCCACTGCGCAGCACCGTCGTACCGCTCGCCCCCAAGGACGCCGTGCCCGGCGGGGACCCGGCCGAGCTCTACGCCCACAGCCCCGCCGCCCAGTTCCGCACCGGCGCCGCCGGCATCACCCTCCCGGGCGCCCGGCGCACCAGGAATTTCTCGGACAGCCAGGTCATGACCGCGCTGACCATTGCCAAGGACTACCTCGTCGAGTCCTCCCTCGACCCCGAAGTGCTCAACGGCGGCGTCGTCCGGCCCGTGCGGGTCCTGCTCGACCCGGACCAGTTCGACCAGTTCGACCGGTCCCTGGCCGCCTCCGCGGGCGACGGACGGCATGCGGCGACGGGCTGGCTGGTCCGCTTCGACCCGGCCAAGGTCGCCCTGGCCGATCCCGACGTACGGGTCCGGGGAACGCTCCGGGTCACCGACGTCGGACCCAACGCCCTCGAAGTGACCTCGGACCACACCTTCGTCTATGCGGTCCGCCCCGCCGACCCGGGCCCCGGGGCGGTCGCAGCCACGGGCGAGCGGGCCGGGGAACCGGCGGCGTCCCTGTTCACCGTCCGGCGTGAGCTGCACTTCCGCTTCGACCGCGACGACCTGCGCACCCACCGCACCGAACTGCTCCACAGCTATCTGCAGGCCGGTCCGATGGCGTGCTCGGCCGATGCCGCCTCGGCGCTACAGCCCCTGACGGCGGGCCGACGGGCGACCCCGGAGGGCCCGACGGGCACCGACCCCTACGAGACGGGCCGGGCCGCCGCCGCGGTCTGCGGAGCCCTCGCGCCCGGGTCTCAGCCCTCGCCCTGA
- a CDS encoding SCO2584 family spore wall biosynthesis protein: MPDDVGGRPFPDGWEPDDDRGGADEDFAPVVFDEDFVRAAAVHEPSAVERLLAAAQARAEAEAARARAGGGPADDELYDDGYGPAGEYGREHGYGDDPDGLGRDQDPYGPHGGSLRPYRGAARWHRPVAWVLALVMGIGMVALAFTAVYRGAAANRQDRVPTPATTGVDAPSKGSVPDRVTGPSASAEYSAPPVSAVPRTP, translated from the coding sequence GTGCCGGACGACGTGGGGGGCAGGCCGTTCCCGGACGGCTGGGAGCCCGACGACGACCGCGGAGGCGCGGACGAGGACTTCGCCCCCGTGGTGTTCGACGAGGACTTCGTACGGGCCGCGGCGGTCCATGAGCCCAGCGCCGTCGAGCGCCTCCTCGCCGCCGCTCAGGCCCGTGCCGAGGCCGAGGCCGCCCGCGCCCGGGCAGGTGGTGGCCCCGCCGACGACGAGCTCTACGACGACGGCTACGGCCCCGCCGGCGAGTACGGCAGAGAGCACGGCTACGGCGACGACCCCGACGGCCTCGGCCGCGACCAGGACCCCTACGGACCGCACGGCGGCTCCCTGCGCCCCTACCGGGGCGCGGCCCGCTGGCACCGCCCGGTCGCCTGGGTCCTCGCCCTGGTGATGGGCATCGGCATGGTCGCCCTGGCCTTCACCGCCGTCTACCGGGGAGCCGCGGCGAACCGCCAGGACCGTGTCCCCACACCCGCCACGACCGGCGTCGACGCCCCGTCCAAGGGCTCCGTACCGGACCGCGTGACCGGCCCCTCGGCCTCCGCCGAGTACTCCGCACCCCCCGTCTCCGCGGTTCCCCGCACTCCCTGA
- a CDS encoding glutamate-5-semialdehyde dehydrogenase produces MTSLSPYDNLTPVTQAAYRSRAAAADIAPLPRSVKDDALLAIADALEVRTSEIVAANAEDIARAREAGTSESIIDRLTLTPERVRAIAADVRDVAALPDPVGEVVRGSTLPNGIDLRQVRVPLGVVGIIYEARPNVTVDAAALCLKSGNAVLLRGSSSAYSSNTALVRVLRDAVGGAGLPADAVQLVPGESRDSVRELMRARGLVDVLIPRGGASLIRTVVEESTVPVIETGTGNCHVYVDAQTDLDMAVDILINSKAQRPSVCNAAETLLVHQDIAAAFLPRALDALAEAGVTVHADERTLALAEGSKATVVPATAEDWETEYLSYDIAAAVVDSLDTAVEHIRLWSSGHTEAIVTTSQAAARRFTQLVDSTTVAVNASTRFTDGSQFGFGAEIGISTQKLHARGPMGLPELTSTKYIVTGDGHTR; encoded by the coding sequence ATGACCTCGCTCTCGCCGTACGACAACCTGACCCCGGTCACCCAGGCCGCCTACCGGTCCCGCGCGGCCGCCGCCGACATCGCGCCACTTCCGCGCTCGGTGAAGGACGACGCCCTGCTGGCGATCGCCGACGCCCTCGAGGTCCGTACGAGCGAGATCGTCGCGGCCAACGCCGAGGACATCGCCCGCGCCCGTGAGGCGGGCACCAGCGAGTCGATCATCGACCGGCTCACGCTGACCCCGGAGCGGGTCCGGGCCATCGCCGCCGACGTCCGGGACGTCGCGGCACTGCCCGACCCCGTCGGCGAGGTCGTCCGCGGCTCGACCCTCCCCAACGGGATCGACCTGCGCCAGGTCCGCGTCCCCCTCGGCGTGGTCGGGATCATCTACGAGGCCCGCCCGAACGTCACCGTGGACGCCGCCGCGCTCTGTCTGAAGTCCGGCAACGCCGTCCTGCTCCGTGGCTCCTCCTCCGCCTACTCCTCCAACACGGCCCTGGTCAGGGTCCTGCGCGACGCCGTGGGCGGCGCCGGGCTCCCCGCCGACGCCGTGCAGCTCGTCCCGGGCGAGAGCCGCGACTCCGTCCGCGAGTTGATGCGCGCCCGCGGCCTCGTCGACGTCCTCATCCCGCGCGGCGGTGCCTCACTGATCCGCACCGTCGTCGAGGAGTCCACCGTCCCGGTCATCGAGACAGGCACCGGCAACTGCCACGTCTACGTCGACGCCCAGACCGACCTCGACATGGCCGTCGACATCCTGATCAACTCCAAGGCCCAGCGGCCCAGCGTCTGCAACGCCGCGGAGACCCTCCTCGTCCACCAGGACATCGCGGCCGCCTTCCTGCCGCGCGCCCTGGACGCCCTGGCCGAGGCCGGCGTCACCGTCCACGCCGACGAGCGCACCCTGGCCCTCGCCGAGGGCTCCAAGGCCACCGTCGTGCCCGCCACGGCCGAGGACTGGGAGACCGAGTACCTCTCCTACGACATCGCCGCCGCCGTCGTGGACTCCCTCGACACGGCCGTCGAGCACATCCGTCTCTGGTCCTCCGGGCACACCGAGGCCATCGTCACCACCTCCCAGGCCGCGGCCCGCCGCTTCACCCAGCTGGTCGACTCCACGACGGTCGCGGTGAACGCCTCGACCCGTTTCACCGACGGCAGCCAGTTCGGCTTCGGCGCCGAGATCGGCATCTCCACCCAGAAGCTGCACGCCCGAGGCCCGATGGGTCTGCCGGAGCTGACCTCCACCAAGTACATCGTGACCGGAGACGGTCACACCCGGTGA
- the proB gene encoding glutamate 5-kinase, whose translation MTVARQYVTEARRIVVKVGSSSLTTAAGGLDADRVDALVDVLAKVRSGGEKEVVLVSSGAIAAGLAPLGLARRPKDLARQQAAASVGQGLLVARYTASFARYGVRVGQVLLTSDDTSRRAHYRNAYRTLDQLLAMGAVPIVNENDTVATDEIRFGDNDRLAALVAHLVRADLLVLLSDVDGLYDGDPSRPGTSRIAEVHGPEDLAGVEIGSAGKAGVGTGGMVTKVEAARIAAAAGVPVVLTSASRAADALAGRDTGTYFRRTGRRSADRLLWLAHASTPQGSLTLDDGAVRAVVQGKKSLLPAGIAAVDGEFSAGDPVELRDGEGRAVARGLVNFDSKEIPLLLGRSTRDLAKELGPAYEREVVHRDDLVVLHT comes from the coding sequence GTGACAGTGGCAAGGCAGTACGTAACGGAAGCACGCAGGATCGTCGTCAAGGTCGGCTCGTCCTCGCTCACCACGGCCGCCGGGGGCCTCGACGCCGACCGGGTGGACGCTCTCGTCGACGTACTCGCCAAGGTCCGCAGCGGCGGCGAGAAGGAGGTCGTGCTGGTCTCCAGCGGCGCCATCGCCGCCGGACTCGCACCGCTCGGTCTGGCCCGGCGCCCCAAGGACCTGGCCCGCCAGCAGGCCGCCGCCAGCGTCGGCCAGGGCCTGCTCGTCGCCCGCTACACCGCCTCCTTCGCCCGCTACGGCGTCCGCGTCGGACAGGTGCTCCTCACCAGCGACGACACCAGCCGCCGCGCCCACTACCGCAACGCCTACCGCACCCTGGACCAGCTGCTCGCCATGGGAGCCGTCCCGATCGTCAACGAGAACGACACGGTCGCCACGGACGAGATCCGCTTCGGCGACAACGACCGGCTCGCCGCCCTCGTCGCCCACCTCGTACGGGCCGATCTGCTGGTCCTCCTGTCCGATGTGGACGGTCTCTACGACGGCGACCCGAGCAGGCCCGGCACCTCGCGGATCGCGGAGGTCCACGGGCCCGAGGACCTGGCGGGCGTGGAGATCGGCTCGGCGGGGAAGGCGGGCGTCGGCACGGGCGGCATGGTCACCAAGGTCGAGGCGGCGCGTATCGCCGCCGCGGCCGGCGTCCCCGTGGTCCTCACCTCCGCCAGCAGGGCGGCCGACGCCCTCGCCGGACGCGACACCGGCACCTACTTCCGCAGGACCGGCCGGCGCTCCGCCGACCGGCTGCTCTGGCTCGCCCACGCCTCCACCCCGCAGGGCTCACTCACCCTCGACGACGGAGCCGTACGAGCCGTCGTGCAGGGCAAGAAGTCGCTGCTGCCGGCCGGAATCGCGGCGGTGGACGGCGAGTTCAGCGCCGGCGACCCGGTGGAGCTGCGCGACGGCGAAGGCCGCGCCGTCGCCCGGGGGCTCGTCAACTTCGACTCCAAGGAGATCCCGCTCCTCCTCGGCCGATCCACCCGCGACCTCGCCAAGGAACTCGGTCCCGCGTACGAACGAGAGGTCGTACACAGAGACGATCTCGTCGTACTCCACACCTGA
- a CDS encoding bifunctional cytidylyltransferase/SDR family oxidoreductase: MSVPHEAKPRTTAVVLAGGTGQRVGLAIPKQLLKIAGKAVIEHTLTIFEQAEAIDDVIVLMAPGFVPDVEKIIAKAGLTKVRKVIEGGATRNETTERAIRALGEGLAEGEDANVLFHDAVRPLLSQRVIADCVDALERYQAVDVAIPSADTIIVTRTHGEDGEFITDVPDRSRLRRGQTPQAFKLSTIRRAYEIAAGDPNFQATDDCSVVLKYLPDVPIYVVAGDEYNMKVTQPVDVFIADKLFQLASSTAPRQADEAAYRELLAGKTLVVFGGSYGIGADIAALAERYGAKVYALGRSTTGTHVENPEHVDDALSKAYAESGRVDYVINTAGVLRIGKLAETDNATIQEALNVNYLAPVQIARASYKYLAETKGQLLLYTSSSYTRGRAEYSLYSSTKAAMVNLTQALSDEWAADGIRVNCVNPERTATPMRTKAFGQEPSGSLLSSEAVARTSLDVLLSELTGHVIDVRQQDPTREASEASGFEQALASVLDRQEDV, translated from the coding sequence GTGTCCGTGCCGCACGAAGCCAAGCCCCGCACCACAGCAGTCGTGCTCGCCGGTGGTACCGGCCAGCGCGTGGGGCTCGCGATCCCCAAGCAGCTGCTGAAGATCGCCGGCAAGGCCGTCATCGAGCACACGCTGACGATCTTCGAGCAGGCGGAGGCCATCGACGATGTGATCGTGCTGATGGCGCCGGGTTTCGTGCCCGATGTCGAGAAGATCATCGCGAAGGCCGGACTGACGAAGGTCCGCAAGGTCATCGAGGGCGGCGCGACCCGCAACGAGACCACCGAGCGCGCGATCCGGGCCCTCGGCGAGGGCCTCGCCGAGGGGGAGGACGCCAATGTCCTCTTCCATGACGCGGTGCGTCCGCTTCTGTCACAGCGAGTGATCGCGGACTGTGTCGACGCCCTGGAGCGCTACCAGGCGGTCGACGTCGCCATCCCCTCCGCGGACACCATCATCGTGACCCGCACGCACGGCGAGGACGGCGAGTTCATCACCGACGTCCCGGACCGGTCCCGGCTGCGCCGCGGCCAGACCCCGCAGGCGTTCAAGCTCTCCACGATCCGCCGGGCCTACGAGATCGCCGCCGGCGACCCCAACTTCCAGGCCACGGACGACTGCAGCGTCGTGCTCAAGTACCTGCCCGACGTGCCGATCTACGTCGTCGCGGGCGACGAGTACAACATGAAGGTGACCCAGCCGGTCGACGTCTTCATCGCCGACAAGCTGTTCCAGCTCGCCTCCTCCACCGCCCCGCGCCAGGCCGACGAGGCCGCCTACCGTGAGCTGCTGGCCGGCAAGACCCTCGTCGTCTTCGGCGGCTCGTACGGCATCGGCGCGGACATCGCCGCCCTCGCCGAGCGGTACGGCGCGAAGGTCTACGCCCTGGGCCGCTCCACCACCGGCACCCATGTGGAGAACCCGGAGCACGTGGACGACGCGCTGTCCAAGGCCTACGCCGAGAGCGGCCGCGTCGACTACGTCATCAACACCGCGGGCGTCCTGCGTATCGGCAAGCTCGCGGAGACCGACAACGCGACCATTCAGGAAGCGCTGAACGTCAATTATCTGGCGCCCGTCCAGATTGCTCGTGCTTCATACAAGTATTTGGCCGAGACGAAGGGTCAACTGCTGCTCTACACCTCCTCCAGCTACACCCGCGGCCGCGCCGAATACAGCCTTTACTCGTCCACCAAGGCGGCCATGGTGAATCTCACCCAGGCCCTCTCCGACGAATGGGCGGCCGACGGAATCCGTGTGAATTGCGTCAATCCGGAGCGCACGGCCACGCCGATGCGCACCAAGGCGTTCGGCCAGGAGCCGTCCGGTTCGCTGCTGTCCTCCGAGGCCGTGGCCCGGACCTCGCTGGACGTGCTGCTTTCCGAGCTGACCGGCCATGTCATCGACGTACGGCAGCAGGACCCGACCCGCGAGGCCAGCGAGGCCTCCGGATTCGAGCAGGCTCTGGCGTCCGTCCTGGACCGCCAGGAAGATGTGTAA